The following are from one region of the Aspergillus luchuensis IFO 4308 DNA, chromosome 4, nearly complete sequence genome:
- the CTK1 gene encoding putative protein kinase (COG:D;~EggNog:ENOG410PGKY;~InterPro:IPR017441,IPR008271,IPR000719,IPR011009;~PFAM:PF07714,PF00069;~SMCOG1030:serine/threonine protein kinase;~antiSMASH:Cluster_4.8;~go_function: GO:0004672 - protein kinase activity [Evidence IEA];~go_function: GO:0005524 - ATP binding [Evidence IEA];~go_process: GO:0006468 - protein phosphorylation [Evidence IEA]) gives MAGSRRSPVLRDQWRATSDTRDPRDREKHRPRGSYRDRGRDKFRDRERRRRPKEGRPDDELPLRSPPPRPFPPPPHHEPRQHRDLSPSTVSARGSPGLPHSEFHPGRKLGRDRSPLPADYPGLESRRSLEAENTNDRGHHRRDHSPSAPPPFKRKRTRSPSPSGFDQPPTRPSHRYPPSNHSDDLDRGLPSNRRGRFATRGRSGRRPSPRRGRDRRPPGGRRPISPRPRRSRSPVRGGKSYAYPRRRFHSPLPEDELENEPRYRSPSRHSVQSGDSRLSIASRRNSLGDPTMNSARPARSAAGDSFGSLSPSREAPGHDADNVSVSANGETSRDAFQRPRTSRPYADASQYSSTMQNATPTNSYHGSPQPGSPYSGGRGGRGQHVPTSPYRQNNYTTSGPHGHSSSYSGPSYRGGHSGYRGGYQGHGSDRRFMNSGPQGHNNGPPHGRSNFNKAHWRGDSRGRGPSSPHEPYRQPSASPPPPPANEERSHVDDNGDRFAPSRKETHTEDDGSKATAGGDAQGNPPPTNATQQSNSSATPNKGGKISFAFKAKTTPAPAPKPVPDLAQRMLAREPPPRAAEPPPRNRLSSGPPPPKFKPDTRYDRRDRDRDRDRDRDRPRDRDRDRGRMDRREFREPRSFREARDPRDMRRDDRRFEHRNERRRGDRRQDFRPERRRERSPEPKKQPKIMTRPKPRPTLSEEFAQSDSVYYRKPGNESVIGAGTYGKVFKAIHVYTQKKVALKKIRMEGEKDGFPVTAVREIKLLQHLRNNNVVSLLEVMVERNECFMVFEYLSHDLTGLINHPTFTLTAAHKKDLAKQMFEGLNYLHHRGVMHRDIKAANILISNRGQLKFADFGLARFFSKSRQLDYTNRVITIWYRPPELLLGETRYGPAVDVWSAACVYVEMFTKKAVFPGEGGEISQLEKLYNSLGTPTRQEWPDIVEMPWFELMRPTERRKRIFEEVYREVLSPAALDLVSQIFRYDPTKRPSTEEILSHPYFVSEEPSAQQAVELENIEGDWHEFESKALRRERDKERRAEYQRDKEKRKGAPSAPPSERDPKRVKQDGSESGPPSAPHPGQ, from the exons ATGGCTGGGTCCCGCAGGAGTCCGGTGTTGAGAGACCAGTGGAGAGCCACCAGCGACACTAGAGACCCCAGAGACCGGGAGAAGCACCGGCCTCGAGGCTCGTACCGCGATAGGGGAAGGGACAAATTTCGCGACCGTGAGCGTCGTCGCCGACCCAAAGAGGGCAGACCCGACGACGAGCTTCCTCTACGGTCGCCGCCACCGCGtccctttcctcctccacctcaccacgAACCTCGCCAACACCGTGATTTGTCCCCTAGCACCGTCTCCGCCCGTGGCTCCCCTGGTCTTCCACATTCGGAATTTCACCCTGGTCGGAAACTAGGCCGTGATCGCTCACCCTTACCCGCTGATTATCCTGGCTTGGAATCGCGTCGTTCTCTCGAAGCTGAAAACACCAACGATAGAGGCCACCATCGGCGCGACCACTCACCATCCGCTCCGCCTCCCTTCAAGCGTAAGAGGACGCGCAGTCCTTCTCCCAGTGGCTTCGATCAGCCTCCCACCCGGCCAAGTCATCGCTATCCTCCTTCCAACCACAGTGACGACCTGGATCGAGGTCTGCCATCCAACAGGCGAGGACGATTCGCAACTCGGGGTCGGTCTGGTCGGAGACCATCCCCCCGACGAGGGAGAGATAGACGCCCACCCGGGGGTAGACGTCCAATATCCCCACGACCTAGGCGCTCTAGGTCTCCCGTACGTGGTGGGAAATCTTACGCATACCCTCGGCGTCGCTTTCATAGCCCTTTGCCGGAAGACGAACTCGAGAACGAGCCCCGCTATCGATCACCTTCGCGTCACTCTGTGCAGTCCGGTGATTCGAGATTATCTATAGCTTCTCGCCGCAATTCTCTGGGTGATCCAACGATGAACTCCGCCAGACCCGCCCGCTCAGCAGCGGGCGACTCGTTCGGGTCTCTGTCTCCGTCTCGGGAAGCTCCGGGGCATGATGCAGATAATGTTAGTGTTTCGGCCAACGGGGAGACATCACGCGATGCATTCCAGCGCCCGCGAACATCTCGACCGTATGCCGATGCCTCCCAATACTCCTCGACGATGCAGAACGCTACTCCGACGAATTCTTACCACGGATCGCCACAGCCTGGTTCTCCGTACTCGGGCGGACGCGGGGGACGGGGTCAGCATGT CCCTACCTCTCCGTACCGGCAGAACAACTACACTACGAGTGGTCCACATGGTCACAGTTCGTCATATTCAGGGCCATCTTACCGTGGTGGACATTCAGGGTACCGTGGCGGCTATCAAGGACATGGCAGCGACCGTCGCTTTATGAACTCGGGGCCTCAGGGCCATAATAATGGACCACCACATGGCCGAAGCAATTTTAACAAAGCACATTGGAGGGGTGATTCCCGAGGTCGAGGCCCTTCCAGCCCTCACGAGCCCTATAGGCAACCATCAGCCAgcccaccaccgcccccgGCCAACGAAGAAAGGTCCCATGTTGACGATAATGGTGACCGGTTTGCAccatcaaggaaagaaacccaCACAGAAGATGACGGTTCGAAGGCTACTGCGGGAGGTGATGCTCAAGGCAACCCACCTCCAACTAATGCTACGCAACAATCTAATTCATCTGCTACCCCCAACAAAGGGGGCAAAATCAGTTTCGCTTTCAAGGCAAAGACTACCCCGGCTCCAGCTCCCAAGCCGGTTCCCGACTTGGCCCAAAGAATGCTGGCACGAGAGCCACCGCCGCGCGCTGCTGAGCCACCTCCCCGCAATAGGTTATCGAGTGGCCCGCCGCCACCGAAGTTTAAGCCTGACACACGTTATGACCGTCGTGATCGTGACAGAGATAGGGACCGCGACCGTGATCGGCCGCGCGACAGGGACCGAGATCGAGGGAGGATGGACCGCAGAGAATTCCGGGAACCCCGCAGCTTTCGTGAAGCTCGAGACCCACGCGATATGAGAAGAGACGACCGACGATTCGAACATCGCAATgaaaggaggagaggtgATCGAAGACAAGACTTCCGTCCCGAGCGCCGTCGCGAGCGTTCTCCTGAACCAAAAAAGCAGCCAAAGATCATGACCCGTCCCAAGCCACGTCCCACCCTATCCGAAGAGTTTGCCCAGTCGGACTCGGTCTATTATCGAAAGCCTGGCAATGAGTCTGTCATTGGTGCCGGTACATATGGAAAGGTTTTCAAGGCAATTCATGTCTACACACAGAAAAAGGTTGCTTTGAAAAAGATCCGAATGGAAGGCGAGAAGGACGGCTTTCCCGTCACAGCTGTGCGGGAGATCAAACTACTTCAACATCTTCGCAACAACAACGTTGTCAGCCTGTTGGAAGTAATGGTTGAGAGAAACGAGTGTTTCATGGTCTTTGAATATCTCTCGCACGATCTGACTGGCTTGATCAATCATCCAACCTTCACGCTGACGGCAGCTCACAAGAAAGACTTGGCTAAACAGATGTTTGAGGGTTTGAACTACCTGCACCACCGAGGAGTCATGCATCGTGACATCAAGGCCgccaacatcctcatcagcaaCAGAGGACAACTGAAATTTGCGGACTTTGGATTGGCCCGTTTCTTTTCTAAGAGTCGCCAACTAGATTACACCAATCGTGTCATCACCATATGGTATCGACCACCCGAACTTTTGTTGGGTGAAACCAGGTATGGACCAGCGGTCGATGTCTGGAGTGCGGCGTGCGTATACGTGGAGATGTTTACGAAGAAGGCTGTCTTTCCTGGCGAGGGCGGAGAGATCAGTCAATTGGAGAAGCTTTACAATTCCCTTGGTACGCCGACTCGGCAAGAGTGGCCAGACATTGTCGAGATGCCCTGGTTCGAGCTGATGCGGCCGACTGAGCGACGCAAGAGAATATTCGAAGAGGTCTACCGGGAAGTTCTATCACCCGCTGCTCTGGATTTGGTTTCGCAAATATTCCGCTACGATCCTACAAAACGGCCAAGTACCGAGGAGATTCTGTCACACCCATACTTTGTTTCAGAGGAACCAAGTGCTCAACAAGCCGTCGA ATTGGAGAATATTGAAGGTGACTGGCATGAATTTGAGTCTAAGGCTCTCCGTCGCGAGAGGGACAAAGAACGTCGTGCTGAGTATCAGCGGGATAAGGAGAAGCGCAAGGGGGCACCATCTGCACCTCCGAGCGAGAGAGATCCTAAGCGTGTCAAGCAAGACGGGTCTGAAAGCGGACCACCTTCTGCGCCACACCCGGGTCAGTGA
- a CDS encoding putative dUTPase (COG:F;~EggNog:ENOG410PWTE;~InterPro:IPR036157,IPR033704,IPR029054;~PFAM:PF00692;~antiSMASH:Cluster_4.8), producing the protein MILSGLEVVTRQLVQNLRGATQQQPCGIDLTLRQISKWTSAATIDFDNTKRQAARTSILPFENTSHAVTLPPGAYLVDFNETVHVPRDCMGSIFARSSLWRSGVGITAGVVDAGYEGALGALMEVKNPHGVVLYRDAKLAQIVFEELSEEVEGYSGIYQASTSSVGRDGTGQTSSTQAGDTILKR; encoded by the coding sequence ATGATACTCAGCGGACTTGAAGTCGTCACCCGCCAACTGGTGCAGAATCTCCGCGGTgccacccaacaacaaccctgCGGCATTGATCTCACCCTTCGTCAGATCTCCAAATGGACCTCCGCAGCGACTATTGACTTCGATAATACGAAGCGCCAGGCAGCCAGAACCTCTATCTTGCCGTTTGAGAACACAAGTCACGCCGTTACACTGCCACCAGGCGCTTATTTGGTCGACTTCAACGAAACTGTCCACGTTCCACGGGACTGCATGGGCAGTATTTTCGCGCGGTCATCCCTCTGGCGCTCTGGGGTGGGGATCACGGCGGGTGTTGTCGACGCCGGGTATGAAGGTGCTCTCGGTGCCCTGATGGAGGTCAAGAATCCCCACGGCGTCGTTCTGTACCGAGACGCCAAGCTCGCCCAGATTGTCTTTGAGGAGTTGAGTGAAGAGGTGGAAGGATATAGTGGTATCTACCAGGCTTCCACGAGCAGTGTTGGGCGTGATGGAACGGGTCAGACTTCAAGCACTCAAGCAGGGGATACTATACTTAAAAGATGA
- a CDS encoding uncharacterized protein (COG:S;~EggNog:ENOG410PIYI;~InterPro:IPR011118,IPR029058;~PFAM:PF07519;~antiSMASH:Cluster_4.8) has protein sequence MKSATPFLAAAGVAAAKNCSVDNIARFLPKNATVFYANYYEKGYNFTPPIEYNYGLTSDPMGISAYELPLAGCVAQANISLPNNTQHSVGLVLPDEWNGRFMAVGNGEFAGSVGWSSIINTMWYGFASVSTDTGHEGNNGSFGYHNEAALTNWGYRALHDAVVNGKKVTEGYYGKDISYSYYRGCSAGGKQGFKEVEMFPDDFDGVVAGAPAWWTSHQQLWNVLTAIWNLPETADYHVSDAQMTAVQDEILKQCDPQDGLKDNILQNPFGCVFDPVPVMCNATSSNNTCVTPAQLKTVNKLFNPWYEANDTLIFPGYTLGTEVGAPSLDDDFVTYIQYMLQIGGDWTWKDWNPDLVALSDKINPGNATADDFDISPFYKKGGKLLHYHGYSDPSIATGSSVYLYNHIQEALRPQDIPIDDFYRFFLIPGMEHCTGTPSDQDAPYYMNGDSQAASLSGTVFGVPGFNDPKHDLVLAIMNWVENGTAPDYLIPTKFKNDDVADGVDKQRPICPYPQLARYKGSGDVDKAENWYCGTLY, from the coding sequence ATGAAGTCCGCTACACCCTTCCTCGCCGCGGCCGGCGTGGCTGCAGCCAAGAACTGCAGTGTCGACAACATTGCTCGATTCCTTCCCAAGAATGCAACCGTCTTTTACGCCAATTATTATGAAAAGGGATATAACTTCACCCCTCCCATTGAATACAACTATGGCCTGACCTCCGACCCCATGGGCATCAGCGCCTATGAACTTCCTCTTGCCGGCTGTGTTGCCCAGGCCAACATCTCCCTGCCCAACAATACCCAGCACAGCGTCGGTCTAGTCCTCCCCGACGAATGGAACGGTAGATTCATGGCCGTCGGCAACGGCGAATTCGCCGGATCTGTCGGCTGgtcttccatcatcaacaccatgtGGTACGGCTTCGCCAGTGTATCAACCGATACCGGCCACGAGGGCAACAACGGAAGCTTCGGCTACCACAACGAAGCTGCCCTCACCAACTGGGGCTACCGCGCCCTGCACGACGCCGTAGTCAACGGCAAGAAGGTCACCGAGGGCTACTACGGAAAGGACATCTCCTACAGCTACTACCGGGGTTGCTCCGCCGGTGGCAAGCAGGGCTTCAAAGAAGTCGAGATGTTCCCCGACGACTTCGACGGCGTAGTTGCCGGCGCACCAGCCTGGTGGACTTCTCACCAGCAGCTCTGGAACGTCCTCACTGCCATCTGGAACCTCCCGGAAACCGCCGACTACCACGTCAGCGACGCCCAAATGACCGCCGTCCAGGACGAGATCCTGAAGCAGTGCGATCCCCAAGACGGCCTGAAAGACAACATCCTGCAGAACCCCTTCGGCTGTGTCTTTGACCCCGTCCCCGTGATGTGCaacgccacctcctccaacaacacctgcGTGACCCCTGCCCAACTCAAGACCGTCAACAAGCTCTTCAACCCCTGGTACGAAGCCAACGACACCCTGATCTTCCCCGGCTACACCCTGGGCACCGAAGTCGGCGCTCCCAGCCTGGACGACGACTTCGTCACCTACATCCAATATATGCTCCAGATCGGCGGCGACTGGACCTGGAAGGACTGGAACCCGGACCTCGTGGCCCTCTCCGACAAGATCAACCCCGGAAACGCCACAGCCGACGACTTCGACATCTCCCCGTTCTACAAGAAGGGAGGCAAGCTCCTCCACTACCACGGCTACTCCGACCCGTCCATCGCCACCGGCTCCTCCGTCTATCTGTACAACCACATCCAAGAAGCCCTCCGTCCCCAGGACATCCCCATCGACGACTTCTACCGCTTCTTCCTGATCCCCGGGATGGAGCACTGCACCGGCACGCCCTCCGACCAGGACGCCCCGTACTACATGAACGGAGACAGCCAGGCCGCTTCTCTCTCCGGAACCGTGTTCGGAGTGCCCGGATTCAATGACCCCAAGCACGATCTCGTCCTGGCTATTATGAACTGGGTCGAGAATGGCACTGCCCCTGACTATCTCATCCCGACTAAGTTCAAGaacgatgatgttgctgatgGCGTCGACAAGCAGAGACCGATTTGCCCTTATCCCCAGCTGGCTAGATACAAGGGCTCTGGTGATGTGGATAAGGCTGAGAACTGGTACTGCGGTACTCTTTACTAG
- a CDS encoding uncharacterized protein (antiSMASH:Cluster_4.8), with amino-acid sequence MKHILFFHGICSLSNINGLASPLYDLQNSTINILDMAFSCNSNFCRFFGTSMWIRQAFYSPSSFLHLKQVCELPANNTPFLWFSPSTNQHSQVFVRYLGDEQLL; translated from the coding sequence ATGAAACATATACTCTTCTTTCACGGGATTTGCAGCTTGTCAAATATCAATGGCCTGGCATCGCCCCTTTATGATCTCCAGAACTCAACAATAAATATCCTAGATATGGCCTTTTCATGTAACAGCAATTTCTGTCGCTTTTTCGGCACGTCAATGTGGATCAGACAAGCCTTttactccccctcctcttttcttcatttgaAACAGGTCTGCGAACTGCCTGCCAACAATACACCGTTCTTGTGGttctccccatccacaaacCAGCACTCGCAAGTGTTCGTCCGATACCTTGGAGATGAACAACTACTTTGA
- a CDS encoding eukaryotic translation initiation factor 4E (COG:J;~EggNog:ENOG410PHFG;~InterPro:IPR001040,IPR019770,IPR023398;~PFAM:PF01652;~antiSMASH:Cluster_4.8;~go_component: GO:0005737 - cytoplasm [Evidence IEA];~go_function: GO:0003723 - RNA binding [Evidence IEA];~go_function: GO:0003743 - translation initiation factor activity [Evidence IEA];~go_process: GO:0006413 - translational initiation [Evidence IEA]), which produces MDNANLWTRRSNTSKLSLSMTGTDGARVELPRATKRFGPDSSHGGRSNPFNALSPLSGGVSSPSTNASSAFGLGSGAFASFGTPKTPGAPSDLKTPGEKRENPVDQASAAEAGKTKGVALTLKEHPLKSTWIIWYRPPTPKYSDYEKSTAPLASISSVESFWSIYSHLKRPSLLPTVSDYHIFKKGIRPVWEDEANKRGGKWVVRLKKGVADRYWEDLLLAMIGDQFAEASDEVCGAVLSVRSGEDVLNVWTRIDGGRNIKIRETIKRLLNFPADTNIVWKSHDDSIAQRSAIDQARQEKAAGNAGHHHHHHHHHHHNNHNHNQQHQLGDRRRVTANDEGDKGKGTTS; this is translated from the exons ATGGATAACGCAAACCTCTGGACTCGCCGATCCAA CACCTCCAAGTTGTCTCTGTCTATGACGGGGACGGACGGCGCTCGAGTTGAACTTCCCCGCGCCACCAAGCGTTTCGGCCCCGACAGCTCCCACGGCGGCCGGTCCAACCCTTTCAAcgctctctcccccctctccggCGGCGTGTCCTCGCCGTCTACAAACGCCTCCTCTGCATTCGGCCTGGGCTCCGGTGCCTTTGCGTCGTTTGGAACCCCCAAAACTCCCGGTGCACCTTCCGACCTGAAAACCCCCGGCGAGAAGCGCGAAAACCCTGTCGACCAGGCTTCCGCCGCCGAGGCTGGCAAAACCAAGGGTGTTGCCTTGACGCTCAAGGAGCACCCGCTCAAGTCCACTTGGATTATCTGGTACCGGCCTCCCACACCTAAATACTCCGATTACGAGAAATCCACCGCCCCGCTTGCATCCATATCATCAGTAGAGAGTTTCTGGTCGATCTACTCGCACCTAAAGAGGCCTTCTCTGCTCCCCACCGTCTCCGACTACCATATCTTCAAGAAAGGCATTCGTCCGGTATGGGAGGACGAAGCCAATAAGCGAGGTGGAAAATGGGTGGTGAGGCTGAAGAAGGGGGTTGCGGATCGCTACTGGGAGGATCTCCTCCTGGCTATGATCGGTGACCAATTTGCAGAGGCTAGCGATGAGGTTTGTGGTGCGGTTCTCAGTGTGCGGAGCGGGGAGGATGTACTGAATGTGTGGACCCGCATCGATGGCGGGCGGAACATCAAGATCAG GGAGACAATCAAACGTCTACTTAACTTCCCCGCCGACACCAACATTGTCTGGAAGAGTCACGATGACAGTATCGCCCAACGTTCGGCCATCGACCAGGCTCGCCAGGAGAAGGCCGCCGGAAACGCcggccatcaccaccatcaccatcaccatcaccaccataacaaccacaaccacaaccagcaACACCAGCTGGGCGATCGACGAAGAGTTACGGCGAATGACGAGGGAGATAAAGGAAAAGGCACGACATCTTGA